One window from the genome of Cucumis melo cultivar AY chromosome 12, USDA_Cmelo_AY_1.0, whole genome shotgun sequence encodes:
- the LOC103489454 gene encoding uncharacterized protein LOC103489454, with amino-acid sequence MAENQAYYYDQISHILSEKMLEEREMKWCVSNLKYQEEIIKREVKLKVQELNKLHLSLDKLSFANYAYRVIKPKSTSCLSVGELDSNKLKFLMQHGSKNIANEKKLLREINSSKKKKIRTTTIEELDVPIKKKNDEIENSHLYLYTTDFEGINEEMKRLEMVKQKAVANAAVGGKLWSSLGTKKDIQQVVNVMYEELDELRLKQIETRNETKYGEKKLRIVQKQILFLHKQLE; translated from the exons ATGGCAGAAAATCAAGCTTATTATTATGATCAGATTTCCCACATCCTTTCTGAAAAAATG TTGGAAGAAAGGGAAATGAAATGGTGCGTAAGCAATTTAAAATACCAAGAAGAAATAATCAAAAGAGAAGTGAAATTGAAGGTGCAAGAATTGAATAAGCTTCATCTATCTCTAGACAAGCTCTCTTTTGCAAATTATGCCTATAGGGTCATCAAACCCAAATCAACTTCATGCTTATCAGTTGGAGAACTTGATAGCAAC AAACTGAAGTTCCTAATGCAACATGGAAGCAAAAATATAGCCAATGAGAAGAAGTTATTAAGGGAGATCAATTCaagcaagaagaagaaaattagaACAACAACAATTGAAGAACTTGATGTTCCT ATTAAGAAGAAGAATGATGAAATTGAGAATTCCCATTTGTATTTATACACAACAGATTTTGAAGGGATTAATGAAGAGATGAAAAGGCTTGAAATGGTGAAACAGAAGGCTGTGGCCAATGCTGCTGTGGGTGGAAAGCTTTGGAGCTCTTTGGGAACCAAAAAGGATATCCAACAAGTAGTTAAT GTTATGTATGAGGAATTAGATGAGCTGAGGTTAAAGCAAATTGAAACTCGAAATGAAACTAAGTATGGGGAGAAGAAATTGAGGATTGTACAGAAACAAATCTTGTTTTTACACAAACAATTGGAATAA
- the LOC103487869 gene encoding signal recognition particle 14 kDa protein → MVLLQLDPFLNELTSMFERSTEKGSVWVTLKRSSLKSKVQRNKMTTAGQPIEYRCLIRATDGKKTISTSVGAKDHLRFQASYSTILKAHMTALKKRERKDKKKAAEAEKGLKKKPRKV, encoded by the exons gTTCTACTGCAGCTAGACCCTTTCCTCAATGAACTTACCAGCATGTTTGAGCGTAGTACCGAGAAGGGTTCAGTTTGGGTTACTCTAAAACGAT CATCATTGAAGTCCAAGGTGCAGAGAAATAAAATGACCACTGCTGGTCAACCTATTGAGTATAGGTGCCTCATCCGTGCTACAGATGGGAAGAAGACAATTTCAACTTCA GTTGGAGCAAAAGATCATCTGAGATTTCAAGCTTCGTATTCAACCATTCTTAAAGCCCACATGACTGCTcttaaaaagagagagagaaaggacAAGAAGAAGGCAGCAGAGGCGGAGAAGGGTCTGAAGAAAAAACCCAGGAAAGTATAA
- the LOC103487859 gene encoding uncharacterized protein LOC103487859 gives MSSMQITATQNSICANKSICLVSKSIYPSFHANQSLRAVVNLSANASYFKQGLPILKYKHRRVGLKHQHTPIVSLFGSKGKGSDDGGSPWKAFDKVVESFKKGGSVEDVLRKQIEKKEFYDGGDGGRRPPSGGGGGGGGGGGGGSGSEDSSSGAKDFSLAEALDETLQVVLATLGFIFMYFYLLNGEEVTRLLKDYIKYRFGGSKSVRLRRAMYEWGRFYQRLTAKKKYDEFWLEKAIINTPTWWDHPDNYRHAAMAYGKAENQEKNFASDDYGETDDDEEF, from the exons ATGAGCAGCATGCAGATAACTGCTACACAGAATTCTATTTGTGCCAATAAATCAATATGCCTTGTTTCTAAGTCAATATATCCATCATTCCATGCTAATCAGTCACTACGTGCTGTTGTGAATCTAAGTGCCAATGCATCTTATTTCAAGCAGGGGCTACCAATTTTGAAGTATAAACATCGGAGGGTAGGATTAAAACATCAGCATACACCAATTGTTTCCTTATTTGGTAGCAAGGGAAAGGGCAGTGATGATGGG GGTTCTCCATGGAAAGCTTTTGACAAAGTCGTTGAAAGTTTTAAGAAGGGAGGATCAGTAGAAGATGTCTTGCGGAAAcaaattgaaaagaaagagtTCTATGATGGTGGAGATGGTGGCAGGAGACCTCCAAGTGGTGGTGGCGGCGGTGGTGGCGGCGGCGGTGGCGGCGGCAGTGGTAGCGAGGATAGTTCTAGTGGAGCTAAGGATTTTAGTCTCGCAGAAGCTTTGGATGAAACACTGCAAGTGGTTCTGGCGACCCTTGGCTTTATTTTCATG TATTTTTATTTACTCAACGGGGAAGAGGTAACGCGATTGCTGAAGGATTACATAAAGTATCGATTTGGAGGAAGCAAGAGTGTGCGTTTGAGGCGAGCGATGTACGAATGGGGAAGGTTTTACCAAAGACTTACTGCAAAGAAGAAATATGATGAATTTTGGCTGGAGAAAGCTATTATTAACACCCCAACATGGTGGGATCATCCTGATAACTATAGGCATGCAGCAATGGCTTATGGGAAGGCCGAGAatcaggaaaagaattttgcatcaGATGATTACGGGGAAACTGATGATGACGAGGAATTCTAa
- the LOC103487878 gene encoding endochitinase EP3-like, translated as MEGGVAMQKTLLLTAVALIGIIAGAAAQNCGCAAGLCCSRFGFCGTGEDFCGTGCREGPCNTPPLTPSVNDVNVAEFVTEEFFNGIINQADASCAGRGFYSRATFLEALQSFDRFGRIGTVDDSKREIAAFFAHVTHETGHFCFIEEIDGATRDYCDEENTQYPCNPSKGYFGRGPIQLSWNFNYGPAGENIGFDGLNNPEIVATNPVVSFKTALWYWMNFVRPVINQGFGATIRAINGALECDGANTATVQRRVQFYNQYCNQLNVDPGNNLTC; from the exons ATGGAAGGTGGTGTAGCCATGCAAAAAACACTGCTCCTAACGGCCGTAGCTCTGATCGGAATCATCGCCGGAGCTGCAGCACAGAACTGTGGATGCGCGGCGGGGCTGTGCTGCAGTAGGTTCGGATTCTGCGGCACCGGCGAGGATTTCTGTGGGACCGGATGCAGAGAAGGGCCTTGCAACACTCCCCCACTTACTCCAAGTGTGAACGACGTGAATGTGGCGGAATTTGTGACCGAGGAGTTCTTCAACGGCATAATTAACCAGGCGGACGCGAGTTGCGCCGGACGGGGATTCTACAGCAGAGCTACTTTCTTAGAAGCTCTCCAGTCGTTTGATAGATTTGGAAGAATTGGAACGGTTGACGATTCTAAAAGAGAAATCGCTGCTTTCTTTGCTCATGTTACTCACGAGACCGGAC ATTTCTGCTTCATAGAAGAGATAGACGGGGCAACAAGAGACTATTGCGATGAGGAAAACACACAATATCCATGCAACCCAAGCAAAGGGTATTTCGGTAGAGGACCAATCCAACTATCTTGGAACTTCAACTATGGCCCCGCAGGGGAGAACATCGGATTCGATGGCCTGAACAACCCGGAAATCGTTGCCACCAACCCGGTGGTGTCGTTCAAGACGGCATTGTGGTACTGGATGAACTTTGTGCGGCCGGTCATAAACCAGGGCTTCGGTGCCACCATTCGTGCCATCAATGGTGCCCTCGAATGCGACGGCGCTAACACTGCCACCGTTCAACGAAGAGTCCAGTTTTATAATCAGTATTGCAATCAACTCAACGTTGACCCTGGAAATAATTTGACTTGTTAG